Within Citrus sinensis cultivar Valencia sweet orange chromosome 1, DVS_A1.0, whole genome shotgun sequence, the genomic segment TAAAAATTGTTATGGAGGGTCCCTAAGTTTAGAGACAGATAAGTTTGTGCTAATGATGCTTCTCGATGGTTGTTTTATCGTTGAGGTTATTCGTAAGTTTGCATTGACGCGTTTGAGAGGAAATGACCCAATTTTTGAACTGAGTTGGATGTTACCTTCCATAGCACGAGATATGATTTTGCTTGAGAATCAACTTCCATTTTTTGTTCTCTGGGAGTTGTTTACCATGACTAAGATGCCTAATGATCAAGATAGTGATAAATTTCTTCTCATGATCCTGCGTTTTTTCAATGGCATATTACCAGGAAAGGGTTGTCGAGAAGATACTGTTCGTCGAGATAATCTCTATCCCATAAATGAAATCAAACATCTAGTCCATTTGATACACGATAACTGGCTTCCATCATCTGCAGGCATTAATGCATTTCGGAATAATGGCAAAAATAATAGTGACTGGAGCTTCATTTGTTCTGCCACCGGCATTCAAGAGGCTGGAGGCCAGTTCGGGATGTTTGAGGTCCATAAGGATGATTCCTTGTTCGATATTAAGTTCGAAAATGGGGTAATGAAGATCCCATCCCTGGAAATTACTGATGCTACAGAAACTATTTTTCAGAATCTCATTACATTCGAGCAGTGTTCCCAAGATATAAATCCGAAGCATGTAATAGATTATGTTGAATTGTTGGGCTGCCTCATCAACTCTTCAAAGGATGCTGAATTACTTCGTCATCGTggaataattgataattttttaggagAAGATGAAGTGATTGTAACCTTAATGCACAAGCTTGGTGATGGTGCTGTACTCGGTAAGCAGTTCTATTACTGGGAGGTATTTAACAAAGTGAACTTCCATCGCAGCAGGCGTCGTAATAAGTGGATGGCCAATTTGAGGCACAATTATTTCAACACTCCGTGGGCAATCATCTCCGTTCTTGCTGCTTTTGCCATACTTCTCCTAACGATGGTGCAAGCTCTGTTTGCAgttctttcttattttcaacaaGAGCAAAGCAATTGAATTTGTGGTTGCCATGCTTATTGTATCATACACAACATTAGTAACAGTTAAAAGTAAGGTGTTTGATATATGTCATTAGGTGTTCGACAGAATGCCCCAGTGGTTTTGGCGGGGAAACCGTAATTGAAGATTTGCTGCAAATGAGGTTGATATGAGAGCCTCTAGAAGGTTTGGGCCAAGAACAATCGAGAATAATGCGAGATAAGGATGTGAATCACCAAAAGAAatgaatacaaaaatataCTGTGAGTTTCTCATCCTTTATTGTATTCACTGAAGTAATCTATACCCGTTGATTTATGTTTAAAGTAAGTTCAACgaagcattaattaattaattataaatcaacCTTGAATTTGATGTCTCTTTGATTGGCCCTAGCTAGAAATTTTACATAGtctcttatttaaatttatacttCAGAAAAGATGAGTCGTATGAAATTCAAGAGCCTAGATATGTGCTGTGTAATTTTAAGTCTTAAGGCTGATCTTcaacatcaaattttaatatattttcatttatttcttgaCTTTGTTATGCTCTTAACTCTCCATTTTATCACCACGTTCAACTCTAAAAAGGATTTGAGAAAGGGTACCCCTACTTAGagacaatttttaatttatctactAAAAGTGTGAAAAcatcaatttaatattgtattagtgattattaaatttattacaatcaataatgcaataaattattaagtggttaattttatagaaaaattattaaatatgcaagtaatgaaaatttaatctagTAGAAGTAAAAGtaccaatttaattagatcatagataataaataaaaaataaattttaagtaaatcataaataaaaaattaattaattattttattgattgattgatattcggtataaataaaaaataatgttatgaatgaaacttttataaatggacaacttttttttccttaattttattCCAATAAATCCATGAGTatattaagattacaaatcccATGATTTTaagactaaatttaaatttagtcctCCTTAGTTCAATCCAACTCAGCTTgccaaatatgaaataaatatttaatttcaaaattagttCAATCTCTTACTTAATCCTAGCATTCAAACATGGCCTAAGAAGATAAAAACAGTGCTATTGTTCATGCTATAAAGCTGTCCTTTCTATCTTTGCAATGGCTTCTTAATACTCAAATATcgtttttctttattcaaatGTCTAAGATAAAAATGGTGGTAAGAAATTGTGCCCTCAATTTGAGGGCACATGTATGTTCCACCGTTACAGTTCCAACTTTCATAATAGACTTAATTGTCTCTTATATAGgaataaatatcatatatatttagtGTCTAcccaattattttcattatcatCCTTTTGCTACCGGTAGCAAGCATAACTTTGCTTTCCTTTTTGATTATGTTTAGATCCTTCCACTCTATTTTGAAGTAATTATCCACGGTATTCTTCACCTCTTGTATTGAGAATCAAACCATTCAAAAGAGGCTAATCTTTTAGCGATTcccttattttcaattatattatcatattttgttgtttctaAGAATCCCAAGTTTGGAAGGAGGGGACTTAAAACATCTAATACCTAAAATATGCTTAAACAACCTTAGGTTCTAAACATGAGTAACAAAAACGACTAACCTAATGGTGAGAACCTtacaattgtaaaaatttgttagacttttgatttatttttattatatttagggATTAGATTTTGATTGAGCTTCTTAGATTAGAATAATGAAAAGGGAATTGAACAACGAGActtcttttgatgatttaaCTTCAATAATGGCATAATTGATAGCAATCGTCACTCTTTTAGATCTTCCATATTAACAAATTGTATTGTCCTAACATAGATAGAGGTTTAACTTGACATCATTTTATTGACCGAGATGATATTTAGTTTAAGAGTATGAGtgatgaaatttaataaattgcatAGATCGTGATGTTTCGATATGATAATATTAGCATCACTTAAcactttcttttaattggtatgtttaaacataattattaaaataaaatgaagtatTTCAATAGCCGTTttcttccaaaatttcaaacttcaaaatgaTACAATCTCTCTTACAGAATCCTATAAAGAAATCTTTCGAAACAGCTTGATACGAAAAACCCACCTGATTTCGAAAGCAAGGAGAGATGTAATGTGATGGCATGTGATAATGATTTAGTAATGCAATTAAGACTTGACTATGTTTAAGTGGATAAGATGATGTGCTTGTTGCTTGCCTCTTTACCCCATTTTGTTTGATGCTCGTAACTGCAGGAGGCTAAAACTTCGGTCTCTTGCTGCAATACCTTGGAAGCAAGGAGAGGTGTAATCTTTCGGGCATTGTGTTGTTTACGAAAGGGCATTGTGAGTGGcatattcaattgaataaaaaaggGCACTTGGTGTTAATATAAAGTGAAATTGTTTCCAAATGAAATGGTGAAATGGTTTAATTAGAGATGAAAAATGATTGAATGGTTAATATAAATCGTTTGTACTTCAGCATGAGGAACAAGAATTGATttgaattaacaaaattaagtgGTGATATGCAAGGTATCGAGATTTCTTGTGCCCCCAGTCAATGAGCTTAAGTGTGTCATGAACAAGCGCAAGGACCTTCAATAAAGCAATAGGTGCCAGTATTTTGCAATTTTGTTCTAATTAGGTCATCCTGTGAAACAGGGCTATTGCCTTTACCGGCATCATTTGAAAGCAATAAGAAGTTAATGGGGGCATTAACTATTTCAAAAATGAAGCACATAATTGTAACCTTTCACTCTTATTGTGAACTTGTAGTACAATTCAAATTAACCTGAGAGCCACGGAACCCAAAAGCAAGAAAATGGTGGAGAGAACAAAAGACAGTAACGCAACAGAAGCTGGGACTTGCCCTTTATCCTTCCTCCATGCCATCCCTTCAATTATTGGGTAACTCTCCAGTAAGATGTAAAATGAGAGGATAACTTGTCCAAGCAACTCGTTTGCGCCCCCCGAAATCACCATTCTAGTAATTCCTCCAGTAAAAGCAATCATACTCAACATGACTAAGGAAACTAAAGGAGCAAGAAACTTGGTTGGGGTTTGGAAGTTGAATTTACCCAGTTGATGTAACTTGGCTTGTTCATCATCGGAAACTTTATTTGTGGGCGAGAAACATGGTTGTTTCATTCCAAAACATTTCAAGATGGCATCTATAGTTCCATAGGTGTAGCAAGTGAGTGATTTTATCATCCAAATCCTCTGTTCATTACACCACATCTGGACTGAACCACCGGTGACGAGAACGTCCACCAAATGTTTCAGTAGTGAACATAAGAAAATAGATGAAAAGATCACAAACCATGGACTTGAAACCTGAGTAGAagagaaataaatagttaCAATGTTTTAGACCTATCAATAAGACAAAGCATCTCCAAATTGCCTCCTAATCTCGATTTAGAAATGGTTACCTTTGGGTACAAGGAAATTCCATTTATGAGACACAGCTGAGGCACAGAAGCTAAACACCACAACGGTAAGGAATAGAATGGCTGCAAAGCATAGTAGCTATAGCACATTGTTTGAAGCAAAGGCATTCTTGATAGCCCATAAAGAGGAGGGGAGAACTTTGAGAAGGTGACTTCAAGCAAACCGCAGTTCCATCTTGTGCCTTGAACCAATGTGTCATTCAAACTTGATGTAGCACTTCCTAAGAATGCTGACCGTGATGGATTGCAAAAGACGGATTTCCATCCTTTGCAGTGCAAAATGAATCCGGTAAAATAATCTTCTATCAGAGATTTGTACAAGTATCCTATCTGGTTTGAAACCAAAAGCAAAGATTCAATGACATAATCAGTAtctgcttaataatattaacgGCATCCCAATGTTTTCCCAGAGGTTATTACTTGCCTGTTTTCCCCACAAAGTGTTCTTCTCATAGTTGTAAGAAGCTAAAAATTGTGCTTCTTGTTGCAGTGTGCTAGACAAGTTACCATTGTCAATGGTTTTACGTTGGTTGCTACGTTGAAGAGAGATGATCAACTCATTTGAAGGACCAAAGGATTCTTTCAGATGATGTAGCTCTGAATCAAACACAAACGATTTAACAATTTACAGCTGACTGATTTTGTCATTAAGTCATTTGCAAATATATGCAATGATGTATTGCAAAGATTAATAGAATTGTTGACTTGATGAACCTAACAGCTGTCTTTTCTCACTCGCATTCCATTTGAGAACAATGCTTAGCCAAGattcatattttcattaaaatagtgtccagatataaaaaaatcttgcAGTAGCACATTGTAACCTTGTTCTGGTTCCTTTTTAATTAGCCACCAATTCCTCTAAAGCTAAAGGGGATAAAAAATGTAGAGTCTGCATAAACTGCTATGCTACTTTCGCTGAGAATGCTGATTTGCAGCAAAAAGGAAAGTGGACATACCTTTCTGCGAAAAATTTCCATATAATACTTCTCTCTTCATGTAAAAGCATGTTCCCGACAACATAGGTCCCTGAATTCCATCCACACCTGGCCATCTTACCTGAAACGTGATTCAAGAGGTAGCAATAATTATCATCTTTCCAAATTGAAGACCAGAAAAATAACTACAGGTGAGAGCACACAGCAGAAGTACTTGTAATTGTAGTCTAATTTTAGAATAGGAACCATGATTTGGTGTGTGCATAACTTTATGGGCAATGTGGTGCCAATTTAAGGAATTGCTTCATGTAAAAGTTATACAAAGATAAGATTTCACGAATGTACCTGGAATGTTGTTCTCAACTGGCTATCATAAATGTCATTGCTACTAATGTTGTGGAATTTCTGAGGGAACTGAACAAAGGCCAGTGAGGGAGACAGTTTCGGATCAAGGTGGAAGCACATAGCTTGCTTGGCAGATGTTGGGTCATTGCAGAACATGTCACAGTCCAATACCAATATGTAAGGGGAGTTACTGAGTATGCTCGAGACTCTAAGCTGCGTCAATGtcacaaattcttatatttcaTAAGCATTAGCCCGCACAAACTCAGAAAACAAAGAGATGAAGCTAGAGGAATAGAGAAATACAAGACAATTCAGAGCTCCAGCTTTGAAATGGTGTGGATGAGGTGGTCTTTTCTCGCGAGAAACATACACAAGAAGAGGCATCTCAACTTGGTTAGCCCTCACTTCATCATCAGATTTATCAATTATCAcctggaaaaatgaaaagaaaaggatcCCAAATTATTTCATAGCTATGGAACTGAATCAATTATGAGTCAATGCAAGTAGCATCTAATGCTCTACTCCGCATGattaaattgacaaaatgGTCTACAAGGTCTTGATTCTTGGAcacataagtaataataatttatatttgcagCAACAAACAGGATGCTCCAGCACATACCTCAACAATTGAAGGATTGATTTTATCCGTCGCGCTGCTTTTGTCTTCCTCTGCTATCCGAATGTGTTCTTTAAACAACTCATACTTCCTCTGCATTAGCATAACAAAAATGTGAAACTTGACACACATAATCCATGCGGATTTGGATACAGTGCTGATCTTTTGAGAgattgttttaagttttagctGTGGCCTGCTATAAGCGAATTACAAAATCTATAAAAGATCAGCACAGCTCAGATGAGCACTAGATCCGCAATGCACAAACATGTAGCTATTAATGATGAGCTCAAACCTTGATAttcactctttctttttcGTACTCCACACTCCGAGTAAAACAATGATCgtcatttaaatttgaaaaataaacctTAGGACATCTAGTCTTAATACCAAACCTCCTACAGAAAGGAAGCCAAGAGCTCGCAAAAGCACAAGCCTGTCTCAAAGCAAGCAGAGTTAAAGCGGAGCCAGCATCATCAGAAAGATACACATGAAGCTTTTTTGAAGGATAATCAAGTGCCATAGCCGACAAAACTGTATTCATCACCTCAACAGGTGGCTCCTTCTTGGGATCCGCCGTGCATATAAACACGTCGATAGCGGGtaaattttgttcattttctgGCAATCTTTCTGGGAAAACCGTGCGGGAAACCGGGTTCCACATATAAGCTTGAGTTAGAAGCCAAAGAAGAGACAAAAGCAGCTCCGAGGCAAAGACTAGAAGCTGAGCGGGCAGTGAAGCTAAGGGTGTTGATGCCAAAGAAGAAACCCTGTAGTAAATGAGTGATGTTAAAGCTGTGACATGGATTAAAGAATACAAACGGTTGAGTATTGATGAAAGCCTGTTGTAGGGTTTGCAAAGATGAAGAGGCAGAGGTTCCATTAATAGAGTTCAAAGCTTactgttttaattatataacgACAGTTCAAGTATATTGAAGCTTTtgcatatttatattattacatgcAAAACAATGTAATGTTGGCTGGCTCATAAACAAAGATGGAGCAACTTGAATTGAACCGAAATGCCTAATTCATCTGAACACGTGTGATTCGGTAATCAATCAGTAATAAGGTGTGTCTTGTTTTTGCCCAATTACTTTTGTCCCGTTAtgttttggtatttttttgGAGTACAAATAATACAACATAAATATTTGAGCAGCACAAATTTCCCTCTCGTGACCCGACACTATCATTAGAACACACAGGCAGGT encodes:
- the LOC102621062 gene encoding UPF0481 protein At3g47200-like isoform X2, which gives rise to MASPSADRVLDLVKEKLDGLTATPSDRFNIFKVPDVLRKLNEKAYEPKMLAIGPYHHGKEELSTFEVHKTRYLRELLDRTSKPLPDYVMAMRAMEERAKNCYGGSLSLETDKFVLMMLLDGCFIVEVIRKFALTRLRGNDPIFELSWMLPSIARDMILLENQLPFFVLWELFTMTKMPNDQDSDKFLLMILRFFNGILPGKGCREDTVRRDNLYPINEIKHLVHLIHDNWLPSSAGINAFRNNGKNNSDWSFICSATGIQEAGGQFGMFEVHKDDSLFDIKFENGVMKIPSLEITDATETIFQNLITFEQCSQDINPKHVIDYVELLGCLINSSKDAELLRHRGIIDNFLGEDEVIVTLMHKLGDGAVLGKQFYYWEVFNKVNFHRSRRRNKWMANLRHNYFNTPWAIISVLAAFAILLLTMVFDRMPQWFWRGNRN
- the LOC102621062 gene encoding UPF0481 protein At3g47200-like isoform X1; amino-acid sequence: MASPSADRVLDLVKEKLDGLTATPSDRFNIFKVPDVLRKLNEKAYEPKMLAIGPYHHGKEELSTFEVHKTRYLRELLDRTSKPLPDYVMAMRAMEERAKNCYGGSLSLETDKFVLMMLLDGCFIVEVIRKFALTRLRGNDPIFELSWMLPSIARDMILLENQLPFFVLWELFTMTKMPNDQDSDKFLLMILRFFNGILPGKGCREDTVRRDNLYPINEIKHLVHLIHDNWLPSSAGINAFRNNGKNNSDWSFICSATGIQEAGGQFGMFEVHKDDSLFDIKFENGVMKIPSLEITDATETIFQNLITFEQCSQDINPKHVIDYVELLGCLINSSKDAELLRHRGIIDNFLGEDEVIVTLMHKLGDGAVLGKQFYYWEVFNKVNFHRSRRRNKWMANLRHNYFNTPWAIISVLAAFAILLLTMVQALFAVLSYFQQEQSN
- the LOC102625678 gene encoding cellulose synthase-like protein G2 isoform X1, with amino-acid sequence MEPLPLHLCKPYNRLSSILNRLYSLIHVTALTSLIYYRVSSLASTPLASLPAQLLVFASELLLSLLWLLTQAYMWNPVSRTVFPERLPENEQNLPAIDVFICTADPKKEPPVEVMNTVLSAMALDYPSKKLHVYLSDDAGSALTLLALRQACAFASSWLPFCRRFGIKTRCPKVYFSNLNDDHCFTRSVEYEKERVNIKRKYELFKEHIRIAEEDKSSATDKINPSIVEVIIDKSDDEVRANQVEMPLLVYVSREKRPPHPHHFKAGALNCLLRVSSILSNSPYILVLDCDMFCNDPTSAKQAMCFHLDPKLSPSLAFVQFPQKFHNISSNDIYDSQLRTTFQVRWPGVDGIQGPMLSGTCFYMKREVLYGNFSQKELHHLKESFGPSNELIISLQRSNQRKTIDNGNLSSTLQQEAQFLASYNYEKNTLWGKQIGYLYKSLIEDYFTGFILHCKGWKSVFCNPSRSAFLGSATSSLNDTLVQGTRWNCGLLEVTFSKFSPPLYGLSRMPLLQTMCYSYYALQPFYSLPLWCLASVPQLCLINGISLYPKVSSPWFVIFSSIFLCSLLKHLVDVLVTGGSVQMWCNEQRIWMIKSLTCYTYGTIDAILKCFGMKQPCFSPTNKVSDDEQAKLHQLGKFNFQTPTKFLAPLVSLVMLSMIAFTGGITRMVISGGANELLGQVILSFYILLESYPIIEGMAWRKDKGQVPASVALLSFVLSTIFLLLGSVALRLI
- the LOC102625678 gene encoding cellulose synthase-like protein G2 isoform X2; the protein is MEPLPLHLCKPYNRLSSILNRLYSLIHVTALTSLIYYRVSSLASTPLASLPAQLLVFASELLLSLLWLLTQAYMWNPVSRTVFPERLPENEQNLPAIDVFICTADPKKEPPVEVMNTVLSAMALDYPSKKLHVYLSDDAGSALTLLALRQACAFASSWLPFCRRFGIKTRCPKVYFSNLNDDHCFTRSVEYEKERVNIKRKYELFKEHIRIAEEDKSSATDKINPSIVEVIIDKSDDEVRANQVEMPLLVYVSREKRPPHPHHFKAGALNCLLRVSSILSNSPYILVLDCDMFCNDPTSAKQAMCFHLDPKLSPSLAFVQFPQKFHNISSNDIYDSQLRTTFQVRWPGVDGIQGPMLSGTCFYMKREVLYGNFSQKELHHLKESFGPSNELIISLQRSNQRKTIDNGNLSSTLQQEAQFLASYNYEKNTLWGKQARYLYKSLIEDYFTGFILHCKGWKSVFCNPSRSAFLGSATSSLNDTLVQGTRWNCGLLEVTFSKFSPPLYGLSRMPLLQTMCYSYYALQPFYSLPLWCLASVPQLCLINGISLYPKVSSPWFVIFSSIFLCSLLKHLVDVLVTGGSVQMWCNEQRIWMIKSLTCYTYGTIDAILKCFGMKQPCFSPTNKVSDDEQAKLHQLGKFNFQTPTKFLAPLVSLVMLSMIAFTGGITRMVISGGANELLGQVILSFYILLESYPIIEGMAWRKDKGQVPASVALLSFVLSTIFLLLGSVALRLI